The following nucleotide sequence is from cyanobacterium endosymbiont of Braarudosphaera bigelowii.
CTCATCTAGGTTAAGTAAAATTCTAGAAAGAGATGTGAAAATTGGATTAATTGAAAGTTTTTCCATCAATTCTGTTCAGATTGGAAATTCATCTATTTCTGCAGCAGAAAATAGAGGAGACTATATTGATATTCAGAATGCTACTATTACTATAAACTTTTTTACTTTTCTAATAAAACAAACTTTAGATATTGATATTTTCCTTAACAATTCGAACTTTTATATTAGCCAAGATAAATATGGAAAATGGGCTGCACTGCCAGAGTTGAAACTACAAGGTAAATTGGATTTACCTATAAAGATCAAGACTAATCTTTATTTAAATAATGTTAATGTTTTTGTACTTCCTAATAAATTTGAAAATATAACAAAATTTGATGTTAATGGAGAATGGTCATATACATATAACTCAAATGATTATCAAAAAATAAATTATTTTATAAACATTAGCTCATTAGATAGTGAAATTAATATTGAAGGTCTTACTAATATAAAATCTTGGAAAACTAGAGCAAAAATAATAGTTAACAAACTTGTTTTAAATAAATTATTTGCTCTAGGCAATAATTTATCTACTCAGTTGAGTAACGGATTCCTAAATACAGACTTAAATTTTTCCTTACCTTCACTAAAAGAAATAGAAAAAACTAAAGGAGTAGGAAGAGTAGAAGTTACCAATTTTATATCAACAATTAAAAATTTAAAATCTCCAATAGATATATATCTAGGCCTTGAGGTTATTGGACAAACACTTAAGTTGAATAAAACTAAAATATTATTTGGAGATACCATAACAAAACTCGAAGGTTCTATTAATTTACAAAAAGGTTATGATATTCGTATTAATTCTAGCTATTCTCTAACTAATAAATTTTCAGATTTTCTTGTTAATGAATTACAACCAAAATTATATGGAAATATAAAGAGTGAAATACAATTAACTGGTAAGATTACAAATCCTATTTTTACAGGGATAATTAAGAATAGTGAACCACTATTAATTAAAAATAATTTTGTTAAAAATTTCCAAATTATATTTAAGGCTAGTTTAAACCAAATTAATCTCAAGCTTCTTCAAATTCAGACAATTGGAGGAGGAGATATTTTCGCAGCAGGAGTAGCCTATATAAATTTTTTTAGTTTAATAAACGGAAATAATTTTATAGATTGGCAAACAGCTCCTATGCTATTAGGCTTACAAATGAATCTTCCGGTTGAAAATATTTTAAGTTCTTATTATCAGTTGCCTAAAAACCTTATAGTTGGTGATTTAAAAATCCATGGAGAATTTAAGGGTAATATCGGAAAACCCCAGGGGAAAATTATATGGTTTTCTCCGTACATAATAAAAACCACAAAACAACAATTATCTGGACAAGGAATAATAAATTTTGACGGAGAAAATATTTCTCTCAAAGATACAGTACTTAATTCTGGTAAAGGAAATCTTCGGCTTGTAGGAATAGGCAATACAAAAAACAAAAAATGGAGCAGTCTAATTGTTGCAAATCAATTTTCTTTTGATCCACTGATACAATTATCTTGTACTTTAATTACATGCCCCAAAAATCTAACAATTCAACCTATAACTTTACGCAAAGGAACTATTAGATTAACAGGTCGATTAGATAATTTTATTATCAATAGTGTTGACAGTATAGAAAGGCTCCTATTAGTTATAGGAAATAGCAAAATATATATTAAAACAAAATTTTCCAAAAAATATATATCAGGAAATATTTTTCTTTCAGATCTACTACTCAACAAATATTTCTCTTTTTTACCTACCTCTTTGGAAATTAGTCAAAGCAATATAAATTTTAATGGTTCTCTTGTTAACTTATTTCAAAATAAAATTTCTGGTATTAGGGATTTTAACATTGGTGGAACTATTCAAACGTCTTTAGGGAATAATCCTTTAACTACTAATATACAAATTAGAAATGGTATCCTAACTTCTTTTACTAAAGCCAACTATCTTTTTTTTAATTCTCATATTCCTGTTCCTATTTTACCTAATCAATTACAAACTAACACTAGTAATATAACCATTACTGGCAATATAAAACCTTTCCTTTCTTCCTTCGGTACGAATCCGAATATTGATAGCTTTAGTGGAAGCGCTAACATAGAGTTTTTTTTAGATAATAACCCCATTAAGATTACAGGTAACTTAGATAAAGGCACTATACGTGGGGTAACACAAATTTCTAATTTTTCTCTAGATAATTTTCTTGCTGATTTATCTGTTTCGGACCATAAAGTTAAAGGACAAATAGCTATTTCAAGTAAACTATTACCCTTAATTAGAGAAAAGCCTGATCTTACTAGTACAGAAGCTAATATTAGTTTGCAATTAATAGCAGGAAAAGGAAGTGTAAATACGATAACTTATTTAAAAGATAATAAATGGAATTCTAAAATTAATGTATTTGAGTTTAATCCAATATTAATTTTGAATAACATCATTCCTAACACGCTAAAAACCAATATTATTAATTTGAACGCTCAAGCAATGTTATCTGGTGATATATCAAATTTATTTAACAAAAAAGAAAATTTACTAATCAAAGCTAAAAATATAATCATTCAATCCAAGAAATATAAACAATCTTTGAATGCGACTGGGGATATCTTTATTTCTAGCATATTTACAAAACCTGATATGGACGCTTATCTTTCCTTAGAAATAAACTCAATCTTTGACAAAATAGACTTAAATCAATTCTTTCCATCAGTTTCTTCTAAAATAAAGCTTCTCACCAAAGAATTACAGTTTAAAGGCAACGGAAGATTTAAAGGAACCTTAATTATAAAAAAATTGTTAACCGATATACTATCTGAAGGAAATCTTCAAGTACTAGGAGATTTAATTCTTCAAGATTTTGCTATCAATGAGCAAATCTTTGAACCTTTGCTAATAGGCAAAGTTAACATTCCTCTAGGGAAAAACATTTTTGTAGATTTAGAGGGCTCTGAAGATATTATTAAGATGTCTTTGCAACCATGTATTCAGTTAAAGTGTTCTTTACCATATCTCCCATCATTCTTTACATTGCTTCAAAAATTTGGTTCAGAAACATCAATAACTATACAGAG
It contains:
- a CDS encoding translocation/assembly module TamB domain-containing protein, which gives rise to MVKTSPEKLSKASRHQKLTSRWRRLVNFFKKPFVLFSTGVVISLGVLFYKGTNYFIYHELSFIISSRLSKILERDVKIGLIESFSINSVQIGNSSISAAENRGDYIDIQNATITINFFTFLIKQTLDIDIFLNNSNFYISQDKYGKWAALPELKLQGKLDLPIKIKTNLYLNNVNVFVLPNKFENITKFDVNGEWSYTYNSNDYQKINYFINISSLDSEINIEGLTNIKSWKTRAKIIVNKLVLNKLFALGNNLSTQLSNGFLNTDLNFSLPSLKEIEKTKGVGRVEVTNFISTIKNLKSPIDIYLGLEVIGQTLKLNKTKILFGDTITKLEGSINLQKGYDIRINSSYSLTNKFSDFLVNELQPKLYGNIKSEIQLTGKITNPIFTGIIKNSEPLLIKNNFVKNFQIIFKASLNQINLKLLQIQTIGGGDIFAAGVAYINFFSLINGNNFIDWQTAPMLLGLQMNLPVENILSSYYQLPKNLIVGDLKIHGEFKGNIGKPQGKIIWFSPYIIKTTKQQLSGQGIINFDGENISLKDTVLNSGKGNLRLVGIGNTKNKKWSSLIVANQFSFDPLIQLSCTLITCPKNLTIQPITLRKGTIRLTGRLDNFIINSVDSIERLLLVIGNSKIYIKTKFSKKYISGNIFLSDLLLNKYFSFLPTSLEISQSNINFNGSLVNLFQNKISGIRDFNIGGTIQTSLGNNPLTTNIQIRNGILTSFTKANYLFFNSHIPVPILPNQLQTNTSNITITGNIKPFLSSFGTNPNIDSFSGSANIEFFLDNNPIKITGNLDKGTIRGVTQISNFSLDNFLADLSVSDHKVKGQIAISSKLLPLIREKPDLTSTEANISLQLIAGKGSVNTITYLKDNKWNSKINVFEFNPILILNNIIPNTLKTNIINLNAQAMLSGDISNLFNKKENLLIKAKNIIIQSKKYKQSLNATGDIFISSIFTKPDMDAYLSLEINSIFDKIDLNQFFPSVSSKIKLLTKELQFKGNGRFKGTLIIKKLLTDILSEGNLQVLGDLILQDFAINEQIFEPLLIGKVNIPLGKNIFVDLEGSEDIIKMSLQPCIQLKCSLPYLPSFFTLLQKFGSETSITIQSKLKRDNIFITVKDLPLNIFNILSSKNYNISNYTSGLLDTKIVINPFTLEGKGKLKIKNPSIDFIETPQLEANIAYKNNIINLQSITLGLKKSLYQAQVSINLISEDISGMLSVKEGQVKDLFATLKIFNIERLLDLFQLKPIDDQDITEKIPESIGNADANIAEQINLLAIIDQEIRDLADKKEKWGVPTELDIRGHFDTNIILGGNLRNPKLDITLTGKNWEWHSQEPYRDVINPLGLIIRRQSFIPINEVLINAKLANDIININPAFIQINGTSIGLDGKFSLQEIDANWQVNYFSIDTIKNFINLPINATGALNASGSIVGNTFNPHLQGKFAFVDAAFQGQSLNSTIEGQFSYENSRFQLLTNESSIIFTSVNIPFINYEESNEFDINIQLDTEALQLLSIITNEQVFLTSGEGQINAQATGQLDASQGLLLSDLSIGGSIILNETVFQSKMLSQPLTVSGKIKINKQIIDVKEIQGNFADSTLKISGILPLFQPRKNLKNPLIISIDKGEIKLEELYKGIVDGELTITGAAIQPIIGGQIKLIDGQIFLPTKIENQEETVAQINQWVKRRSRQNNTNNQFISFIPELQDLQLSLENLFIEVLPLFRFDFGGDVMLSGSLTDFTSVRPEGEITINKGLVNFLDTRFFVERRKDNKIVFVPEKGLLNPSLDIAMRAIVSEVPDTSRNFRTGDTTEIPDDSLSKVQRIDIDLSLDGPLSQLIPNLGKDINQVCQINNLLKPIQNTTHLSERDLETASICLQAITTKGAVGEQLLSNPVINLTSNPPRSQGEIVRLLGEHFLVLAEELQNQNTEQLLQFGIVQLALPMVFQSFIYDLESSVNEVINSADFRLVPFLETIYEVENKGYVRFSYDYALNGFRIKYEKRF